From the genome of Actinomycetota bacterium:
CGTTGCCGACTCCGACGACAAACATCGGGCCCAGGTTGAAGGTCCACTCCTGCATGACCAGGAACGCGTCTCCGACGGCGGCCAGGCCGGCGGCGGACTGATCGTCGGCGGCCGCGTAGTCCTGACGCAGCGTGACGACGGTGAGGACGGCGAGGATGCCGACACCGATGAAGACGCTCTCCATGATCCGGGCAGCGATGAAGCTGAGGCCGAGGTTGGGATACCGGTGCTTCACGACCGTGTACAGCGCGGTGGCAGAGCCGATGTTGGCGATGATGAGGATCGCCTCCATGAACGCGCCCCACAGGACGCGGGTGTCCTCTCCGG
Proteins encoded in this window:
- a CDS encoding DUF4386 domain-containing protein, which encodes MTTTQHTRTVDRQPAADPTRRAATIVGWLFIVTYVTSISAKIGFYPPLFDGNYVTGPGEDTRVLWGAFMEAILIIANIGSATALYTVVKHRYPNLGLSFIAARIMESVFIGVGILAVLTVVTLRQDYAAADDQSAAGLAAVGDAFLVMQEWTFNLGPMFVVGVGN